From one Lactiplantibacillus paraplantarum genomic stretch:
- a CDS encoding PTS glucose transporter subunit IIA: MPVTISSLIPVVAPVKRQIISVTTLANTVHLYGLLGFKKQILPATDQIVAPFAGVITAVAANQRLIGFRATNGLVGWLRIGQLTSVLESPTFKFKVKAGDQVVGGQMLVEVMSILAQRRQLSKAAVTLTIRHAIIRLREQLLAASNQVDPMGTVIAGITTSMAGNHRVAAIGPPQLD; the protein is encoded by the coding sequence GTGCCAGTAACAATTAGCTCATTAATTCCCGTCGTTGCACCGGTTAAACGTCAAATTATTAGTGTGACAACCCTTGCTAATACGGTTCACTTATACGGGTTATTAGGTTTTAAGAAGCAAATTTTACCGGCAACGGATCAAATCGTCGCCCCCTTTGCTGGGGTTATTACAGCAGTGGCGGCCAATCAACGGTTAATTGGATTTCGAGCGACCAATGGGCTAGTCGGTTGGTTACGAATTGGGCAACTAACTAGTGTTTTGGAATCGCCTACATTTAAGTTTAAAGTTAAAGCGGGTGACCAAGTCGTTGGTGGTCAGATGCTGGTCGAAGTCATGTCGATACTGGCGCAACGTCGGCAACTATCAAAAGCAGCAGTTACATTGACAATCAGACATGCAATTATTCGGCTTCGTGAACAGCTATTGGCGGCCAGTAATCAAGTCGATCCAATGGGGACGGTTATTGCAGGGATTACAACAAGTATGGCTGGTAATCATCGGGTGGCAGCGATTGGCCCTCCTCAACTAGATTAA
- a CDS encoding EAL domain-containing protein gives MYRFFVQPQVDHSQKAVFGYELLLRKEMNGRWAVPQSFTELSLDKQAELLEQLASQLQTKATNQVLALNLNRQQAEDDFMLGTIIYLKKRLNPAALTIELTESPSLAEIQKYSLFFHQHDIKLSIDDVGTGSNTFQNIQHALPFVDQIKFAMQNLRMSGQADCIPRELAFWRDVARAYHLEFILEGVEDQGDQKMAEKQGVEWHQGYYYGKPRLVDDGRQLVNGGC, from the coding sequence ATGTATCGTTTTTTTGTTCAACCCCAAGTTGATCATAGCCAAAAAGCTGTTTTTGGTTATGAATTATTACTACGTAAAGAGATGAATGGTCGCTGGGCCGTTCCTCAATCATTTACTGAATTGTCATTAGACAAACAGGCCGAGCTCTTAGAACAACTTGCTAGTCAGTTGCAGACTAAGGCAACTAATCAAGTCTTAGCGCTTAATTTAAATCGTCAACAAGCTGAAGATGACTTCATGTTAGGCACAATTATTTACTTGAAGAAGCGTTTGAATCCCGCTGCACTAACAATTGAGCTAACGGAGAGTCCATCACTAGCTGAGATTCAAAAATATAGTCTCTTTTTTCATCAGCATGACATCAAATTGAGTATTGATGATGTCGGCACGGGTTCGAATACGTTTCAGAACATTCAACACGCGCTACCATTTGTTGATCAAATCAAGTTTGCGATGCAGAACTTGCGGATGAGTGGGCAAGCAGATTGCATCCCACGGGAATTAGCTTTTTGGCGAGACGTTGCCCGCGCCTACCATTTAGAGTTTATTCTGGAAGGTGTCGAAGACCAGGGTGATCAAAAGATGGCAGAAAAGCAAGGTGTTGAATGGCATCAGGGCTATTATTATGGGAAGCCGCGGTTAGTCGACGATGGCCGTCAGTTAGTGAATGGCGGCTGCTAA
- a CDS encoding cytochrome b5 domain-containing protein, whose translation MDTTTFNQTELAKYNGQNGQPAYVAVDGVVYDVTGVAAWAGGKHHGNLAGQELTAVIDTKSPHGRKVLKGLNIVGQYVAN comes from the coding sequence ATGGATACAACGACGTTTAATCAAACTGAATTAGCCAAATATAATGGTCAAAATGGTCAACCCGCATACGTTGCGGTTGATGGTGTCGTTTATGATGTAACGGGGGTTGCAGCATGGGCTGGTGGTAAGCATCATGGTAATCTTGCTGGACAAGAATTAACCGCAGTTATTGATACTAAATCACCACACGGACGCAAAGTTCTAAAGGGGCTGAACATAGTTGGCCAGTACGTGGCTAATTAA
- a CDS encoding IS3 family transposase has translation MELVDELRQNFQVSIKLVLKAVRIPRSTYYYAKEHRGRNLDDSQIIQAIDEIRQQDPKYTRKYGYRRITGALHDAYGFKINHKRVLRIMREQDWLCGAFNRQKRKYNSYKGTVGVIAPNRLKRRFKTDRPYQKLVTDVSEFRYGNQSQNERVYLEPVLDLFNGEVLAFNISDHPTVEFALKPLKEALNQIPVLDYRTTVHTDQGFQYQHRHWQNTLKEHHVFQSMSRKATCLDNAAMESFFHIMKVEVMDEHFETKTALIEAMNEWIDFYNHRRIKTKLDGKSPIKYRELTVQKAA, from the coding sequence ATCGAACTAGTAGACGAGTTAAGGCAGAATTTTCAAGTTTCCATCAAACTAGTTCTTAAGGCTGTTCGTATTCCTCGCAGCACGTATTATTATGCTAAGGAGCATCGTGGTCGTAACTTAGATGATTCACAAATTATTCAGGCAATTGATGAGATTCGTCAACAAGATCCAAAATATACTCGGAAATACGGGTACCGACGAATAACCGGTGCTTTACATGACGCTTATGGCTTTAAAATCAATCATAAGCGGGTCTTACGGATTATGCGGGAACAAGACTGGCTATGTGGCGCCTTTAATCGGCAGAAACGAAAGTATAATTCTTACAAGGGAACTGTTGGCGTCATCGCCCCAAATCGACTTAAGCGACGATTCAAAACAGATCGGCCTTACCAGAAGTTAGTCACCGACGTCAGTGAATTTCGATATGGGAACCAAAGCCAAAATGAACGGGTTTATTTAGAACCAGTCCTCGACCTCTTCAATGGAGAGGTTCTGGCTTTCAATATCAGTGACCACCCGACCGTTGAATTCGCTTTAAAGCCTTTGAAAGAAGCCCTAAATCAAATACCGGTGTTAGATTATCGGACGACTGTCCATACTGACCAAGGGTTTCAGTATCAGCATCGCCACTGGCAAAACACGCTTAAAGAGCACCATGTATTTCAGAGTATGTCGCGTAAAGCCACTTGTCTCGACAACGCCGCCATGGAGTCGTTTTTTCACATTATGAAAGTCGAGGTTATGGATGAACATTTTGAGACCAAAACAGCGCTTATCGAAGCTATGAACGAATGGATAGACTTCTACAATCATCGGCGCATCAAAACAAAACTGGACGGCAAGTCCCCGATAAAATACCGGGAACTTACCGTCCAGAAAGCAGCTTAA
- a CDS encoding GGDEF domain-containing protein produces the protein MTWSNWRISPFVTSIFFILGVLTLYWVLFNWITTWFHARHINIDDDTVNAWHGVIYMLVFVFVMQLSVVGQSDSWEFVNFHLIAVVFCSFFLNIRMPYYSLLPVVIVYMIFDRSIFFWESWSYAVVFVLFFWSMNYLRLWVPKHKHPWLYYYGAVAFYGGLLWGLIKIKYSLDWDNTLQEYGYLMIFAGLLYAYVNMLTQDSEIKLRLAQFASHDALTETENFAAYTEHIKYLFDDSAKNNLNLSMMMFDIDHFKQVNDTYGHLAGDRVLQEVSATVKTVLEANDEKVKLYRTGGEEFNVLFPGYDLASTQVIVRQIFEAVNHLVIKYEDQEISVSISVGVSTLHQADGSPVDFYNRVDQNLYFSKRHGRMRVTVE, from the coding sequence ATGACATGGTCTAATTGGCGAATCTCGCCGTTCGTAACGAGCATTTTCTTCATACTAGGAGTGTTGACACTCTACTGGGTCCTCTTTAATTGGATTACGACTTGGTTTCACGCTCGACATATTAATATTGATGATGATACGGTCAATGCTTGGCATGGTGTGATTTACATGTTGGTCTTCGTATTTGTCATGCAACTGTCGGTCGTTGGCCAATCGGATAGTTGGGAGTTTGTCAACTTTCACTTGATTGCCGTGGTGTTTTGCTCGTTTTTCTTGAATATCCGAATGCCGTATTATTCATTATTACCAGTGGTCATAGTGTACATGATTTTTGATCGTTCCATCTTTTTTTGGGAGTCATGGAGTTATGCCGTGGTTTTCGTCCTCTTTTTCTGGAGTATGAACTATTTGCGGCTGTGGGTACCCAAGCATAAGCATCCCTGGCTATACTACTATGGTGCGGTAGCTTTTTATGGTGGCCTTTTATGGGGATTAATCAAAATCAAATATTCACTGGATTGGGATAATACCTTACAAGAGTACGGCTACCTGATGATTTTCGCTGGTCTACTGTATGCATACGTTAATATGCTGACGCAGGATAGTGAAATCAAGTTGCGGCTGGCACAGTTTGCTAGCCATGATGCGTTAACTGAAACGGAGAATTTTGCAGCTTATACGGAACATATTAAGTATTTGTTCGATGACAGTGCTAAGAATAACCTCAACCTTTCGATGATGATGTTTGATATCGATCACTTTAAGCAGGTCAATGATACGTATGGGCACCTAGCTGGCGACCGAGTCTTGCAGGAAGTTTCTGCAACGGTCAAGACTGTTTTGGAAGCGAATGATGAGAAGGTCAAGCTTTATCGGACAGGTGGGGAAGAATTTAACGTGTTATTTCCTGGATATGATTTGGCTAGTACGCAAGTAATTGTTCGGCAGATCTTTGAAGCGGTCAACCACCTTGTTATTAAATACGAAGATCAAGAAATTAGTGTTTCGATTTCCGTTGGTGTTTCCACGCTACATCAAGCTGATGGTAGTCCGGTTGATTTCTACAATCGAGTCGATCAAAACCTCTACTTTTCAAAACGGCATGGTCGCATGCGTGTAACCGTTGAATAA
- a CDS encoding alkaline phosphatase family protein: protein MAMNQHLVIISLDALGFRDLREHQAELPVLNGLMTGGTWVKSVTGIYPTLTYPSHTTIITGQYPSVHGIVNNTKLQPTRRSPDWYWYQKDVQVPTLYDLARKQKLTTAAFLWPVTAGSKITYNLAEIFPNRIWTNQVLVSLKASSPLFLLEMNHKYGHLRNGIKQPQLDEFITACAVDTLTHKKPNLTMIHLVDMDSMRHRYGVRSNEAMAALRRLDRHVGQLIDATKAAGTFADTNFVILGDHYQINVDHMIHLNTLFAQQGWLTPRQDQTFEEDWSVMAKTADGSTYIYTRPGFDQLDELKTLISQVEGVEAIITGDAAALRGADPTCALMVEAKEGYYFTDESRRPAVVEPVHPATLGQPDRYHGVHGYDPTKPDYQTTLLFNGPAVKAGGTIETANLVDEAPTFARLLGLNFDEPMPGQCLDEIFKA from the coding sequence ATGGCAATGAATCAACACCTAGTCATTATTTCCTTAGATGCTCTAGGGTTCCGGGATTTACGGGAACACCAAGCAGAATTACCCGTACTGAATGGTTTAATGACCGGTGGTACTTGGGTCAAGTCAGTGACGGGTATCTACCCAACGCTGACTTACCCATCGCATACCACGATTATTACGGGGCAGTATCCAAGCGTACACGGGATTGTCAACAATACTAAGTTACAGCCGACTCGGCGATCACCAGATTGGTACTGGTACCAAAAGGATGTCCAAGTGCCGACATTATATGATTTGGCACGCAAACAAAAACTAACAACGGCGGCCTTTTTATGGCCAGTGACGGCTGGCAGCAAGATTACATATAACCTTGCCGAGATTTTTCCTAACCGCATTTGGACGAATCAAGTTTTGGTCTCATTGAAAGCGAGCTCGCCGTTGTTCTTACTAGAAATGAATCATAAATACGGTCACTTACGCAACGGCATTAAGCAGCCGCAATTAGATGAATTTATTACGGCTTGTGCGGTGGATACCTTGACCCATAAAAAGCCGAACTTAACGATGATTCACTTAGTTGATATGGATAGTATGCGTCATCGCTATGGTGTGCGGTCCAATGAGGCGATGGCGGCTTTACGTCGGTTAGACCGCCACGTGGGCCAGTTGATTGATGCGACTAAAGCCGCGGGGACGTTTGCAGATACCAACTTTGTCATTTTAGGTGATCATTATCAAATCAATGTTGATCATATGATTCACTTAAATACGTTATTTGCTCAACAGGGGTGGTTAACGCCGCGCCAAGATCAGACGTTTGAAGAGGACTGGTCTGTGATGGCGAAGACGGCGGATGGGTCCACGTATATTTATACTCGTCCAGGATTTGATCAGTTAGATGAACTAAAGACTTTGATCAGTCAAGTGGAAGGCGTTGAAGCCATTATTACCGGTGATGCAGCTGCTTTACGTGGTGCTGATCCAACTTGTGCGCTGATGGTTGAAGCGAAGGAAGGCTATTACTTTACTGATGAAAGTCGGCGGCCAGCAGTGGTTGAGCCTGTTCATCCAGCAACACTCGGTCAACCGGACCGCTATCATGGTGTCCATGGTTATGATCCGACTAAGCCTGACTACCAGACAACGCTGTTATTCAATGGGCCAGCGGTCAAAGCTGGTGGAACAATTGAAACTGCCAATTTAGTCGATGAAGCACCAACCTTTGCTCGACTACTCGGATTAAACTTCGATGAGCCCATGCCAGGACAATGCCTCGATGAGATTTTTAAGGCCTAG
- a CDS encoding helix-turn-helix domain-containing protein: MSKFNLELRIKVVTEYLSGKGSPSLAKKYRISNHAIILGWVHRFERRGIEGLKDRSMSQEYSSQFKVDVLNWRKRNQASLPVTALHFDLSSPSTIWQWEKHFQESGIAGLECKRGNPKTMAKHKQNNPKPEKPQTPAAELKQLKQENQMLKIENEFLKKLDALARKKSKHTNSSN; encoded by the coding sequence ATGTCAAAATTTAATTTAGAACTTCGAATAAAGGTCGTTACTGAATACTTATCTGGTAAAGGTTCACCGTCTCTAGCTAAGAAGTATCGCATTAGCAATCATGCAATCATTCTGGGTTGGGTTCATCGATTTGAGCGGCGAGGTATTGAAGGTCTAAAAGACCGGTCAATGTCCCAAGAATATTCTAGTCAGTTCAAAGTCGATGTATTAAACTGGAGGAAACGAAATCAAGCTTCGCTTCCAGTGACTGCCTTACACTTTGACTTGTCGTCGCCAAGTACGATTTGGCAGTGGGAAAAACACTTCCAGGAATCTGGAATAGCGGGACTTGAGTGCAAACGAGGGAATCCTAAGACCATGGCCAAACACAAGCAGAACAACCCCAAACCTGAAAAACCACAGACTCCAGCCGCAGAATTGAAGCAGCTAAAACAAGAGAATCAAATGTTAAAAATAGAAAATGAATTCTTAAAAAAACTCGATGCCTTAGCACGAAAGAAGTCAAAACACACGAACTCATCGAACTAG
- a CDS encoding MFS transporter, translating into MKFNKQQWSWIFYDWANSGYGIIVTTAVLPVYFKAVAQSNGVTSANATAYWGYANSIGTLLVSILAPVLGALADYPHAKKRMLNIFAALGMVMTLGLSVAPTSAWKWLLGIYILSIIGYSGGNLFYDSFLTDVAPDDQMDRLSSYGYGFGYLGGVLAFILFLVLQLTSGFGQLSSYGVARWSFVLAAAWWIIFYVPLLKNVHQKYALAPSTHPGRSSFQRVWSTLKHIRNYRAAAWFLVAYFFYIDGVDTIFTMATSIGMDMGITTTTLMIVLLVVQLVAFPFSLLYGWLANKTSTRTGILLGIIIYLGICLYALRLNSTTDFWILAILVGTSQGGIQALSRSYFGRLIPKTSGSEFFGFYNILGKFSAVMGPVLVGIVTQMTGKSTIGAVSLSILFVVGLVIFLALPHLNQTKSV; encoded by the coding sequence ATGAAATTTAACAAACAGCAGTGGAGTTGGATCTTTTATGATTGGGCCAACTCGGGCTACGGGATTATTGTTACAACGGCAGTGCTCCCCGTTTACTTTAAGGCGGTTGCTCAGAGTAACGGCGTGACATCAGCCAATGCAACGGCTTACTGGGGTTATGCCAATAGTATTGGCACCTTACTAGTTTCAATTTTGGCACCGGTCTTAGGTGCACTAGCAGATTATCCGCATGCTAAAAAACGAATGCTTAATATTTTTGCGGCACTCGGAATGGTGATGACACTTGGCCTGAGTGTTGCGCCGACCAGTGCTTGGAAGTGGCTGTTAGGTATTTATATTTTATCGATTATCGGCTATTCTGGTGGTAATTTATTCTATGATAGTTTTTTGACGGACGTGGCGCCTGATGACCAGATGGACCGTTTGTCGTCATATGGTTATGGGTTTGGTTACCTCGGTGGTGTCTTGGCATTTATCTTATTCTTGGTCTTGCAATTAACTAGTGGTTTTGGCCAATTATCGAGTTACGGGGTCGCACGGTGGAGCTTTGTCTTAGCTGCCGCGTGGTGGATTATCTTCTATGTTCCTTTGTTGAAAAATGTTCACCAAAAGTACGCATTGGCACCTAGTACACATCCGGGGCGTTCAAGTTTTCAACGGGTATGGTCGACTTTGAAGCATATTCGTAATTATCGTGCTGCGGCCTGGTTTTTAGTAGCGTATTTCTTCTACATTGATGGGGTTGATACCATTTTTACAATGGCGACTTCGATTGGCATGGATATGGGGATTACGACCACCACGCTAATGATTGTGTTGTTGGTCGTCCAGCTAGTCGCGTTTCCGTTCTCGCTACTGTACGGATGGTTAGCGAATAAAACGTCGACTCGGACGGGAATCTTACTTGGAATCATCATTTATTTAGGGATTTGTTTGTATGCCTTACGATTGAACAGTACGACGGATTTTTGGATCTTAGCCATACTAGTCGGGACTAGTCAGGGTGGGATTCAAGCACTCAGTCGGTCGTATTTTGGTCGCTTGATTCCTAAGACTAGTGGGAGTGAGTTCTTTGGCTTTTACAACATTCTCGGTAAGTTTTCAGCCGTGATGGGCCCCGTTCTAGTTGGAATCGTGACTCAAATGACGGGTAAATCGACGATTGGTGCCGTTTCATTGAGCATTTTGTTCGTCGTCGGGTTAGTGATCTTCTTGGCATTGCCGCATTTGAATCAGACAAAGTCAGTTTAA
- a CDS encoding UTRA domain-containing protein, protein MGSQTFNEIYHILRERILAGKYSVKMRLPIEDALIAEFDSSRYAVRKAIAKLAKEGLVYSVKGRGVVLLEHSPQTQQFNLALNNLNGLQSLNAERHLDYQTEVVAFHQQIVDQALSEHTAFEVGIPVYAIQRVRIVDGIRAVLDINYFNAQRTPTLTAAIAKRSIYQHFKKNGLKIAVVKRMLRVETATELDQAQLALDDNNCIGNMISIAFNDEGRQFEYTESHFIPNKFNFNELIRN, encoded by the coding sequence ATGGGTAGTCAAACATTCAACGAAATCTATCACATTTTAAGAGAACGTATTCTAGCAGGTAAATATAGCGTTAAAATGCGTCTTCCCATTGAAGACGCATTAATAGCAGAATTTGATAGTAGCCGCTATGCGGTTCGTAAAGCCATTGCTAAGCTCGCAAAAGAAGGTCTGGTTTATAGTGTTAAGGGCCGCGGCGTAGTCCTACTGGAACATTCACCACAAACGCAGCAATTCAACCTGGCCTTAAATAATCTCAACGGCCTACAAAGTCTCAACGCAGAGCGACACCTTGATTATCAGACCGAGGTCGTTGCTTTTCACCAACAAATTGTGGATCAAGCCCTTAGTGAGCACACTGCCTTTGAGGTCGGTATTCCAGTATATGCCATCCAACGCGTCCGAATCGTTGATGGTATTCGTGCCGTTCTCGACATCAACTATTTCAATGCGCAACGTACACCTACGCTGACTGCGGCAATTGCTAAACGCTCGATCTATCAACATTTCAAAAAAAACGGGCTCAAAATTGCGGTTGTTAAAAGAATGCTTCGTGTCGAAACCGCAACCGAACTTGATCAAGCGCAACTAGCACTCGATGACAATAACTGTATCGGTAACATGATTAGCATCGCGTTCAATGATGAAGGTCGTCAATTCGAATACACTGAATCACACTTCATCCCTAACAAATTCAACTTCAACGAATTAATTCGTAACTAA
- a CDS encoding collagen-binding domain-containing protein, translating into MERKRTHFKMYKIGRRWAFACAVILTLGTTTLAAKADDGAAEATTDSTSTSSTTTKSVTAKTQTLKSSTTKRSSQASTDTASQNQSALDADDTGSSTASSVANSTVTADADSNSAKNASTTSQSNEANSTVTTSESTKSTATTSDDNGSKTTANTVTDTASDQSATTSATVDASTEQKNTNKVTAQATTVSTSAAVAKTAATTTNKVASPQTAAMALTQAVTQTNDAVADGGNVTDDYPDLHNMLGISSQFHIFAREAELHAHTNGNVAVQNLVGNVNFGTNIIEELLDKDISYIQNISNIAGSSFVSAGETRSNKVIFGENIDIDVSNPNRPMVNGVYIDHLLASEVYQDKAGNVYIDFDEEFAKLEKLSTSLSEQPADVTYTSDSFEDMNQRVIDVTDMQPDANGHIVINLSADVLNTSTPLTIKGLSADADGNTVIINVDTAGAATYQVNSQIKIIYDDGTERNNKETEDFGDNHLLWNFYDSTATDRLASGVISVERPFQGSILAPAAEIDANQNIDGNLIANKVNVRAETHRWDLQDNVDNENDPEPGDNGNGEEPGDNGNGEEPGDNGNGEEPGDNGNGEEPEPDYDKPVPPTIDVEMPGDGDGDDEDEPEYEKPVHPSIDIEMPSDGDDEDEPEYEKPVHPSIDVEMPSDGDDEDEPEYEKPVHPIIDVVEMPSAGDDEDESEYEKPVHPSIDIEMPDFDDIEDEAEAEEAEEEFEDAIEDEIEAGVTPDEVVDQIEEEVKNEITADWVTDETVTELETAFEEVQKEAVVGNQIKDEASLLNLIDQAIVRAKAHHNTALVAQLQALRTKVAAALAVAQGQSLPQTSEGADQMISLAGIALASTLVLGATAVSRRKRQN; encoded by the coding sequence ATGGAACGTAAACGGACGCATTTTAAAATGTATAAAATTGGTCGGCGGTGGGCGTTTGCTTGTGCGGTAATTTTAACGTTAGGGACAACAACACTCGCGGCCAAGGCCGATGATGGGGCGGCTGAAGCAACAACCGACTCAACTTCAACGAGTTCAACGACAACTAAATCAGTTACAGCTAAAACGCAGACATTAAAGTCTTCAACAACTAAGCGGTCCTCACAGGCTAGTACGGATACGGCTAGCCAAAATCAGTCGGCTTTGGATGCTGATGATACGGGGAGTTCCACGGCGAGTTCAGTCGCTAATTCGACAGTGACGGCCGATGCTGACTCAAATTCAGCTAAGAATGCAAGTACTACGAGCCAGTCGAATGAGGCTAATTCGACCGTAACAACTAGCGAAAGTACAAAGTCAACTGCCACTACGAGTGATGATAATGGTTCCAAGACCACTGCCAATACGGTGACTGACACAGCTAGTGATCAATCAGCCACTACATCAGCAACTGTAGATGCTTCGACTGAGCAGAAAAACACCAATAAGGTGACAGCTCAAGCGACTACGGTTAGCACATCCGCCGCAGTAGCTAAAACAGCTGCGACTACGACTAATAAAGTAGCTAGCCCGCAAACGGCTGCGATGGCGCTGACACAAGCGGTAACGCAAACTAATGATGCCGTTGCCGATGGTGGTAACGTGACGGATGATTACCCTGATTTACATAATATGCTCGGTATTTCGTCTCAATTCCATATTTTTGCCCGTGAAGCGGAATTACATGCACATACTAACGGTAATGTCGCTGTTCAGAACTTGGTCGGCAATGTTAACTTTGGGACCAACATTATTGAAGAATTATTGGATAAAGATATTTCTTATATTCAAAATATTAGTAATATTGCCGGTAGTTCTTTTGTTTCAGCTGGTGAAACGCGGAGTAACAAAGTTATTTTTGGTGAGAATATCGATATCGATGTTTCGAATCCTAATCGGCCAATGGTCAACGGTGTCTATATTGATCATTTATTAGCATCAGAAGTTTATCAAGATAAAGCTGGTAATGTTTATATTGATTTCGATGAAGAATTCGCTAAGTTGGAAAAGTTGAGTACAAGTCTCAGCGAACAGCCAGCTGATGTAACTTATACTAGTGATAGTTTTGAAGATATGAATCAACGGGTCATTGATGTGACTGATATGCAGCCTGATGCGAATGGTCATATTGTAATCAATTTGTCAGCAGATGTCTTAAATACGAGTACACCTTTGACTATCAAAGGACTATCAGCGGATGCTGATGGTAATACGGTGATTATTAACGTTGATACAGCTGGAGCAGCAACTTACCAGGTTAATTCACAAATTAAAATCATCTATGATGATGGGACGGAACGTAACAATAAGGAAACTGAAGATTTTGGTGATAACCATTTACTTTGGAACTTTTACGATTCAACTGCGACTGACAGATTGGCTAGTGGTGTAATTAGCGTGGAGCGTCCGTTCCAAGGGAGTATTTTAGCCCCCGCGGCAGAAATTGATGCAAACCAAAATATAGATGGCAACTTAATTGCCAATAAAGTCAATGTGCGAGCAGAAACGCACCGTTGGGATTTGCAGGATAATGTCGATAACGAAAATGATCCAGAACCTGGTGACAACGGCAACGGCGAAGAACCCGGCGACAACGGCAACGGCGAAGAACCCGGTGACAACGGCAATGGCGAAGAACCCGGTGACAACGGCAATGGCGAAGAACCAGAGCCAGATTACGATAAGCCAGTACCACCAACGATCGATGTCGAAATGCCAGGTGATGGTGATGGCGACGACGAAGATGAACCGGAATATGAAAAGCCAGTTCACCCAAGCATTGATATTGAAATGCCAAGCGACGGTGACGACGAAGATGAACCGGAATATGAAAAGCCAGTTCACCCAAGCATTGATGTCGAAATGCCAAGTGATGGTGACGACGAAGATGAACCGGAATATGAAAAGCCGGTTCACCCAATCATTGATGTCGTCGAAATGCCAAGTGCCGGTGATGACGAAGATGAATCGGAATATGAAAAGCCAGTCCATCCAAGCATTGATATTGAAATGCCCGATTTTGATGACATTGAAGATGAAGCCGAAGCTGAAGAGGCCGAAGAAGAATTTGAAGATGCCATTGAAGATGAAATTGAAGCTGGTGTGACTCCGGATGAAGTTGTTGATCAAATTGAAGAAGAAGTCAAAAATGAAATTACAGCGGACTGGGTTACGGACGAAACAGTGACTGAATTAGAAACAGCGTTTGAAGAAGTTCAAAAGGAAGCAGTTGTCGGTAATCAGATTAAGGATGAGGCCAGTCTGCTTAACTTAATTGATCAAGCAATCGTACGAGCTAAGGCTCATCACAATACGGCATTAGTTGCACAACTACAAGCCTTACGGACTAAGGTTGCTGCGGCGTTGGCGGTTGCTCAAGGCCAGTCGCTACCACAGACTAGTGAAGGTGCTGATCAAATGATTAGCTTAGCAGGCATCGCATTAGCCAGCACTTTGGTATTAGGTGCAACGGCTGTCAGTCGACGGAAACGGCAGAATTAA
- a CDS encoding alpha/beta hydrolase, whose protein sequence is MQVEQRTLNTAGQPFQVTAYWLDQISDFETAVDYPVMIICPGGGFTYHSGREEAPIATRMMAAGMHTVILNYQLVAGNQLVYPGALQQLAATIDWVTTQASAHHVDCQRIILAGFSAGGHVVATYNGVATQPVLRARYRLNHYKGQHAAVILGYPVIDLTAGFPTTAAERQRITTDDHLWAAQRLVTAASKPAFVWQTVTDELVPPVNSLIYVQALLQCHVATAYHLFGSGIHGLALADHVTQKPGKAKYLNEQAAIWPQLALRWLQEQSLLAGTF, encoded by the coding sequence ATGCAAGTTGAACAACGTACACTAAATACCGCGGGACAGCCGTTTCAGGTGACTGCCTATTGGTTAGATCAGATCAGTGACTTTGAGACGGCGGTTGATTATCCTGTCATGATTATCTGTCCGGGCGGCGGCTTTACTTATCATTCTGGTCGGGAAGAAGCGCCGATTGCCACCCGGATGATGGCTGCTGGGATGCATACGGTCATCTTAAATTATCAATTAGTTGCCGGAAATCAGCTGGTCTATCCAGGAGCGTTACAACAATTAGCCGCAACGATTGATTGGGTCACCACCCAAGCGTCCGCGCACCATGTTGATTGTCAACGAATTATTCTTGCAGGCTTTTCGGCTGGTGGACACGTAGTTGCAACTTATAATGGCGTTGCAACCCAACCTGTATTACGAGCACGTTATCGCTTAAATCATTATAAGGGCCAGCATGCTGCGGTTATCCTCGGTTATCCGGTGATTGATCTGACAGCTGGGTTTCCCACGACCGCCGCGGAACGGCAGCGAATTACAACCGATGACCATTTGTGGGCTGCGCAGCGGTTAGTGACGGCAGCTAGCAAGCCCGCATTTGTCTGGCAAACGGTGACGGATGAATTAGTACCACCCGTAAATTCGTTAATATATGTGCAGGCATTGCTACAGTGTCACGTTGCAACCGCGTATCATTTGTTTGGTAGTGGAATTCACGGTTTAGCGCTGGCCGACCATGTGACGCAAAAGCCTGGTAAAGCTAAGTACTTGAATGAACAAGCGGCAATCTGGCCGCAGCTCGCACTACGATGGTTACAAGAACAATCGTTATTAGCGGGTACTTTTTGA